The Acidimicrobiales bacterium genome includes a region encoding these proteins:
- a CDS encoding pyridoxamine 5'-phosphate oxidase family protein gives MTPAEVDAFLAEPGQLVRIGTTDPDGSPLVVPTWFIVEDGVFLVTPRERSRWLANLTADPRVCFTVDESVGPYRKVVVRGSAETIHPLGHDDAWRDVYRRITMRYVPVEW, from the coding sequence ATGACCCCGGCCGAGGTTGACGCCTTCCTGGCCGAGCCCGGACAGCTCGTGCGCATCGGGACGACCGATCCCGACGGCAGCCCCCTGGTGGTCCCCACGTGGTTCATCGTCGAGGACGGTGTCTTCCTGGTCACTCCCCGCGAGCGCTCGCGCTGGTTGGCCAACCTCACCGCGGACCCGCGGGTGTGCTTCACGGTCGACGAGTCGGTCGGGCCGTACCGGAAGGTCGTCGTGCGCGGGTCGGCCGAGACGATCCACCCGCTCGGACACGACGATGCATGGCGGGACGTCTACCGCCGGATCACCATGCGCTATGTGCCGGTCGAGTGG